ctgagctcaaggcaaacctgatctacagaatgagttccaggacagccagggaaacacagaaaagtcctgtcttgaaacctcctccttaaaaaaaaatccattaaataggggttggagagatggatcagtggctaagagcactggctgctcttggagaagacccaggttcaattcccagcagccacaagaCAACAACTGaatctccagttccaagagatcacGCCCTCTTTTGGGTCTCCGCAGGCCCCAGGTACAAGAcatacatatggtacacagacatacacatgggggaaacacccatacacaaaaaatataacaagggtttttatatttatttttatttaaagatttttaacaTATAAGTATTTTCCTGGTATAtagcatgcatatgtatgtatgtatgtccagagctctcaggaaacagaagatggtgtcaggacccctgggattggagttacagatggttatgagctaccacgtcagtgctgggaactgaaccccgatCTTCAGCAAGGGCAGCaaatgctctaaactgctgagccatctctccaggctgaaataaaataaattgagttTGGATTTGGATGCAGGTAGAATTTTCAGCAATTTTTGAAATGGTCCTAAACATGCCTCTGCGATTTTGTAGTGCCTATTTATGAAATGGGTTTCTCAACATTGAGTGTGATACAATCAAAGATGATCAGTCCTGGAGAAAAAGTGGAAGACATTCTACGTCCTGCAGGGTCTAATACTTAACTACACTTAAATTCCTTATCTAAACTTAAACAAACATATTCATATCATCAGTATACAAATTTGCTTTTGACTTTAATAGATGACAaacctacatatataaaacaatgatCTTGTATATAATTCTTTAGAagttgtggcgcacacctttaaccccagcactcgggaggcagaggcaggcggatctctgtgagttttaggtcagcttggtctacaaagtaagttccagcacagtcagggctacacagagaaagcctgtctttaaaaaacccaCAGATGTATTCTTTATGATTCATTATAGATGTTTGGTTCCTATTCCTCTTTTGTCCATGTACATACCCAGGGTTGGGGGTGGGTTGTAGGTGGAGCAAGTGTAAAAAGTCCTCCTTTAAGCAGAGGGACGCGAAGGAGTGACTCAGTGTTGAAGCAGCAAACATGAGGAAATAGGACACACTTATTGAATAAGTGATAAAATCGATCTGCTCTGTCTTTACTAAGAACttactgaaagaaaatgaaaaataatcgaTAGGAAAATAAATGGCCTGGCCACTTAGGTATACatgaggaaaaggaaacaatATTTTCCGTGTTATGTAAGAAAGTATTTCCCCACAAACTTGAATGTTAACACATTAAAggcttgataaataaataaataaataaataaataaataaataaataaataaagcattttaatttttgcttgttttttgagatagggtttctctgtgtaactctgactgtcctggaactctttctgtagacctggctaggcttgaactcacatagatccacctgtatctgcttcccaagtgctgggactagttataatattttaactaaataaaaAGCTTGAATTGTCAAAGAAAGTCAACTGTGGccttgcacacctttaatcccctcACATCTCCCCTCTCTAGAGACCCACTCCTTCCAGCTGGGACCCCAGACACAGTTTTCTAGACCAGAGCTAGGAAGCTAGGGATCAAGCTTGGAGCACATGTGCTCTCAAATCACAGCAGAAACTCTGGTCTTTGGAGCCTCCTTGAAAACCACCCTCACCATACAAGTGAGTCTTGTCAGCTTCACCTCAGATGGCTTGCAGAATCTCAGTGACCTCATGGACCCTCTGCTCCCTCGGTCCTAGGCACCAGCCTCATGTATTCGTCAGCAATGATGGAGACAGACAATGGGTGCTGAAGGCTGAACATATGGCTGCAGACATTCTAGGCAGAGGCTGAGTGATAGTCTcagtcttctttttaaattttattttgaagcagaGTCGTATTCAGTTTCATGCTAGCCTTggacttctcatcctcctgcttcagcctcccaagtagttgGGTGTTTCCATaggcttttctattgctgtgatagatcACCCTGACAAGAAGCAATGGGGGAAATGAAAGGGTTCACTTGGTTTGTATTCCtaggtcacaatccatcactgagagaagccagagccgggactcaagcaggaactgaagcagaaatcatgggAAAATGTTGCTTCCTGACTCACTTAgcttgctcagctagctttcttaaaTGGTCcagacccacctgcctagggatggtgccacccacagtgggctgggccctcccacgtcAATGAAGACTTGGCATgaccacaggtcaatctgatgggaACAGTTATTCATATGAagttcccagatgactctaggttgtatcaagttgacagcaAAAGTAGCAGGCACACTTTGACCATAGCAGGCAACATCGGGACCAGGAGTTTTTAAGTTtattgagacagtatctcactttCTAATCAATGCTGTTTtcaaactcaaggcaatcctcctgtctttgtttccCGGGAGCTTGGTTCACAAGTGTGAACCACCTCACCCAGAGCGGTTGTCCTTTTAAAACCTAAATCAGATTCTGTACTTCTCAAAACCCtttaatgattttctttcattctaaCTTAGactaaaaaaatcattaaaaggaTTTATAAATCTCTGCATGATTGTCCTGATACCTGTGTGTGTGACTCTCCTGTGCTTTCTCCTGATTCACTCTGTTCCTGCCATTAGCTCCGGTGCTGTGTCTACAGCATGGGAACACTTCACCTCAGGACCTTGGTGCGTGCTGTCCACTGTGCTCAGGACCATCTCCCCTCAGTCACGTGGGTCCGTCCCTCACTTCCTTAAGGACCTGtacactttactttttttttcttttttctttctttctttctttctttttttttttttttttttttttttttttttttttttttttttttttttggtttttcaagacaaggtttctccgggaaacagtcctggctgtcctggaactcactttgtctatcaggctggcctcgaactcacagagatccgcctgcctcctgagtgctgggattaaaggcgtgagctaccacCTCTCACCTCCCCTGCCCCGCCTCTtgctctactttttaaaaaatagcgtCTTTGATTTAGTTGTTGACAATTTcatactctctttctctctctcatacacacacacacacacacacacaatgtatcttgatcatatccattacacacacacacacaccacacacacacacaggtctataacttccctttccttccttcaagcTTGTTCCCACCCCCTGATCCATTGGGTTCAGTGATGTTGATTGGCCCTGTTGACTCCATCCTGCACAGAGGACCATAGCTCTCTGAGTGCAGTGGCCAAGTCAAGTCCAGAGGACAGCCTTTCCTAGCTCTGCTCcctcatcctctggctcttacagtctttctgccccttcttctgtgatgtttcttGAGCTGGACAGGCAGGACTGTTCCTTCTGGGGCTGAGCCTTAACTGTCTCTAATTCCCAGCACTCTAACCAGTTATGAGACCGGCATTAACGCCACCCACTGCAAAGAGAAGCCTCTCTGGCCAAGGCAGAGGACAATTCACTGTACTTTTTCTCCACGGCACCCTCACTCCCAGCTGCGTAGCACAcccatttgtttattatttgtctaTCCTATGTGCTGGGAGTTCTAATAGAACAGGATTGGAGTCATATTGGCTCATTGTATTCACGTATTCCCAACCTTTACTGTCTGGCAGACCATAGAGACCATCAATAGTATTTTTATGAATAAACCTAATGTGATGGAAGGAAAGTATGGTTATTATTATAACCAGGTAAAAACACACACCTGTGGAAATAAATTTCATTACAGCAATGGCTGTGCTGAGTGTAGTCTGTGGgagatttacatttttttccttcctgaaaaCTCTGATTGTTGTTCATTGGTAGGGAGCTTACtaagcatgtgtgaggcccccCAAGTCCAACCCTTGATATTGCACAAAGAAGACAGCATTCTTTCCTGAACATTCTTTAAGGTAGTTGTGTGACTTCTCTACATATTTGGAAATTACTAGGTTTTTCCATCTTATAACAAATGATGTGACGGCCAAATGTGATAAATTCTAAATGAAGTCTGTTGGAAAGTTTTCAAGTTTGCCTGCTGGGCTTTCTTTGAAGTAACAGCATAAATACAAGTGAAAAGCTGTGTCTCCAtgtgaatttctctctctctctttctctattcctctagtctatctgtctgtctctcatgtATGAGTaatttgcctgcatatatgtctgtgcacaggAATGCCTGGTATCTGTGGAAGCTGGAAGGCAgaacatcagatcctctgggactggactGACAGATAATTGCCAGTTGCCTGATATcaattctgggaaccaaacctagatcctctgcaagaacaacaagtgtagccaggtggtggtagtggcgcatgcctttaatcccagcactcgggaggcagaggcaggcagatctctgtgagtttgaggccagcctggtcaacaatagctacttccaggacagactccaaagccacagagaaactctgtcttgaaaaacaaaagcaaaaacacaaaaacaaacaaacaaagagaaagaacaacaagtgctcttagccaatgaatggctctctctctccaggccccatCTCACATTCTTAAGGAATTCAATGGCTTGTGCTTGCAAGGCCCCCCAAATtgtccacatttaaaaaataaactttatcaaACTCCACATTGTACCTCTTCTGTGTCGGGATAAATGTCCCCCTAAAGGCCCATGTGTTAGTGCTTCTTTAGAAGGTAGGATAACTGTTAGGAAGTGGGGCCTAATCAGGTCACGGGATCAGGTCTGTGAGGATGAACATTGGGACCCCAGTCCctcctcttttttcattttgctccCTGGCTACCACAAGATGAAGCGTTCCAGAGTCACCATATATCGTTCAACACAGGCTCAAAAAAAGCAACAGGGCCAGTGACCCAAAGTCTCCTATACTAAAAGTCAAGGCAAacctttttcctttataatttgcTTATCTCAGGAATTTTGTTACAGTACTGTAAAGCCAACAAACACAATTCTAGAAATATATACGATGAAAATTAAACTTACATTTTATAATAGTTTCAGATTTACAGAAACTTGCAGAGATTCCCAGTGTTCTCAAAATCACCACATCTAGTTCCTGGTTATTTGTACCCTACATTAATATTCtacatttataataatcaagGACCCAGTACTGATACATTATTGCTCACTAAAATCGACGCTTTATTCAAAATTCCTACTTTGTTACCCATGCCCCTTTTCTGTCTCAGTGTCTCCTCTAGGATAGTCACAGCACAGTCAATAGGCCGTCCTGTTTTCTTGGACTCTTCCATTGAATTCTTGGTTGCCAGAGGCCAGGCATCCTCACCAGTTCCAGTGTCTTCTGAAACAGGACCTGGGCAAATGCTGAATCCGATCGACccagtttctattttaaaatgtcagccgTTTGATGGAATGATTTAATACTTGCTTCTGAGTAGCTTTATCTACCTAGACATCTATCCCTCTGATATGAACAGTGATACTCCACTTGGGCCTGAGGTTTTATGAAGGGCTTTGTTTATTACAGCTGACAGATCTGTAGAGCATAGCTGCTACCTGTGTCTCATCTTTGAGTGTCAGAAGAACTGGGTGACAGCTGCCTCATCTCTTTTGGCTGCTCCACCTTGATCTGGATCCTAGGGACCCTGGGGCTTCTTTCACAGGCATCTGTGAGGATCCCTACATCAGATACAGGAACCCCAACATAAATAATGATAAGTGCTACTGGAGACTGGGGCCTAAGATTTTATGTTACATATATAGCACATCTGATCCTTACAATGTGCAATAAATAAGGATGCAGTGAGTACCTTTATCCTAATTTTGGTTTAGGAAACCAAGGCACAGAAAACGTAGTCTGGAAATACACTAAGGGCGAAAAACAGACCTGGAACCTGGGCTCAGAACTGCCAAGGCACGTGTTCTGTGAATGAACAGCCCTAATCTTTTGTCAAGACAGAGACTTCTGAAACTAGAATATTGTTTGGATGGCCAAGGGAGGGACCGTTCATTGGAAAGCATGGCTGTTTCCCATTTACTTGGGTCTTCAAAACTTAAGTAACCCAGCATCCAATATCTGATATATTCAAGATATGAGCAAGGTTCCGGTAAAGGCAATTCAAATCCTAGAATGCATACTGAGCTACTCCTTGCCAACTTAAGGCCCAgttcacagaggcaggcagatctctgtgagttcaaggccagcctggtctacagagagagttctagaacaggctccaaagctacacagaaaaactttgtctcgaaaaatgaaatcaaaacaaacaaacaaacaaacaatactcAATTCAACACATTTTTCTTCCTAGGCAAAGTCAGGTCGCCAGAATGACCAAGTTTCCATGTTTACTCTTACAAGTAGCATGGTTGGTCACTGGACTTTGTGGTCCACGAGATCTAGTGTCTGTGGCCTACCTAACACTCTCCAGGTATCGCCAACTCTCTTTGTGGCACCAAGGAAATCCTTATAAGACATTTTTATGAGTCCTAGGAATTAACATCTGTCCCcaagttataaaataatttagGTGTTGGGTTCCTTTCAAAACATTATCCAAACTGGTTGTGTTGACTCATGCCTGTGATTCCAATACTTGGgaaactgaaacaggaggattgctgtgttTGCTACccatgagttccagaatagcctgaGTTAGAATGTGGGATACTGTCtgcccaaatcaaaacaaaaatatcacctATCCAAGCACAATAAATTTAGTTATTGTTAACCAAAGTCCTGTAACTATTTATAGAAAGTATTGGCAAAAGTTATAACAGTGTCTTTCAAAGACTGTTCCGTACTTTGGGACCTAAAGCACCATGACCTACACAAGAAACATGGGCACCAATGTGATAAATACTTTGGGAATGCCATTTGCATACTCTAGATAGGAGCTGGAAGATCTGCTTCAGATCTCACTTAGAGCAAATCTATGGTCTCTGTGTCTGAAGGTCCACAGCCAGGGATGGTTTCATCCTTGGGGGATTGTTATGGTTGTCACGATCTGGATGCTTTGCTATTGACTTCAGATCGGTAGAGGCCAAGGAAACCactctgatgtaggtgggtcttctatgtatgtgttgtttcattggttaattaataaagaaaactgcttggcctgataggtcagatcatagataggcagagtagacccaacagaatgctgggaagaagggaagtagcACAGACatcatagctctcctctccaagatggatgcaggttaagatcttcccggtaagccaccaccgcatggtgctacacagattactaaatatgggttaaagcaagatgtgagaattagccaataagaggctagaactaatgggccaagcaatatttaaaagagtacagtttccatgtaattattttggataaatcTAGCCaatggctgggagctgggcagcggGAGCCGcccgcagctccttactacaCCACTTAACTTTGGTCATGCGCAGAATGTAAATTCAAAATGTAAGTAATGCTGGTGTGAGAAGCCCCGATGTAAGTGAGAATGCACAACTGGCTACAACTGCTAAAGCTTGTGTGTTTTGTCCAAACACACACTATATCCTAGCACACAGGTCTTCAGAGCTCTTACTGGCCTTTTGGGCATCTTCAGCATGGAGCTGGGCGTGTGAAAAGAAGCACACAGCTCTCTCCACATTAGCTTCTCTTGCGTCTGTGCACTGCTGCTCCTTAGACCCTTTCAAGTTTCCTGAGCGGCATGGCAAGCATAGCACACACCTAACCAGAGCTTCAAGAACCCCGTGTGGAACTGTGCGTGAGACACACATGCTGAAAGGGAGTGGCAGGTGAGGAGCAGAAAAGTCTCAAAGATGACTCTGTTAGCTTTGAGTCAGTCTGCAACCTTTCAAGGTCAGAGGAGAGCTTTTTGTTTTCCATCAACCGGCCCTCTTATTACTGTCCCCATCATAGaattatatatatctatatctatctatctatctatctatctatctatctatctatctatctatcttgtacCAAATAATTATAAAGCTCGAAACTAGAAAGTCATTGTATTTAAACAAGTTTAACTTAAAGCCTTAAATTTAAGACATAGTACTTGCTCTGTTCACACAGAGTGAAAATACGCTTATTTTCAAATGCTCCAGATATGTCTTAGTCAGTTAGAATTCCCCAGAAatttgtctcattttgttttgctttgttttgtgtttggagacagggtctcatgtagcctaggcggGCCTCAAACTCCATATGTAGTTGAGGATATTCTGAATGACTAatctcctgcctttacctcccaagtgcctggattACAGGTTTATGATATTTGCATCCTCTTTATGCCCTTATGGGGTGCTCAGGATGACGCTGGGTGTGTCAGCACCTCCCAGCTGAGCTGCTACCCCAGCCTTCTTAGGTAACTCTTGTTGTTTTTCCACTGGTTCCTTTCTGTCCTCCCTCTTGAGTTTGCTTCCTTGTCAGTTTTTGCAGCTTTTCTCTGTGGCACCATGTGGTCTTCAGAGGATTGGGATGGAAATGTTCCTACTgcctgaaataaagaaaaaaaaaaaccttgcaaaGCCATTTTCTCCTTGTTTGCTAAGTGAGGAGATAGGTGGCCATTCTCCTCTtcacagggtggggtgggggacccTGGAGGGACACAGGGAAGGAGAGGTTAAGAATATCTAAATATCACTGCGCAAGCTGTACCCAAAGACTCCTGTACAATATACTGCTGACTTGTTTCTTTGGAGTTCCGTTCCACACATATTGGGGTTTTCATAAGCTCAGCATCTTCTCCATCCGAAGTGGAGAGTTCTGTGTTCTCTGAGTCTGGATGATTAAAGTGGGcatgagaaagaaggagggggtgAGACTAGCCTCTGGACTTAACCTGGGCTTCTCAATCGATGAACTTCCTTGCCAacttctttctttgctctctatCTCTGTAACCGCCTGGTACTTAAAACAGCTGCATCTAGAGCGTTCATCTCCAAGGGAACAGCTGCACTCTGCTCCCAGTCTTCTAGCCTTAAACTCAAGAAGCAACCtttcagaagaggaaaggggTATTGCCCGGTTCCCAAATTTCCTCCAAACGGTGGAGGGAAAATGCCCTTCTCCGCTTCCACTCTGAGATGAACACTGCCGTCTGCCTGGGCCCTGCTAATAAAAGCGCAAAGCGTAAATGGCTTGGGGATTATTGGCTTTCGCCCTTGGACTGAGACGTGAGATCAGCTGGGGGAAGGAACCGCCTCAACCAGGCTGAGAGGCCGCCGCTTCCCCTTCCTGCGCGGGTCCTGCATGACGTCACGGTGAGCTCTTGCTGGTAGGGGGAGAGGCGACTTCTCCCGGGACCTAACCCCAGGCAAGGATAAACCAGGTTTTAAaagaggaaaggtgggaggagtAATGTCgaggaagaggaaaacagaaaaagcgGGTCCCGGTACCACACCATCTTTAGCGGCTGTGTGTACAGGCAAAAAGGAACAGCCTTAAGCAACTGCACCCCCAAATGTTTTCCTGCAACATCCCCCAACCCATCTTTACCTTACTTTTAAGTCCAACATAAATCGATACAGAAAGCTGTCGGGAGACCTGGGTGGAGAGGATTAGGGGTACCTCAGTCAGGGACCGGGAAGGATCAGAGCATCCgcactggggtggggtggggtggggtgggtggaccGGAGGGCCGGGCGGGGGCGCAGCAGCCAGCGGTTACCTCCTCCGCCAGGCGACAGCAGTCAGTGGGGGGAGGCAGAAGCGCCTCCTCCCAGCCCGGAGCCGGGGCTGCAACGCAGGGGGAGCAAGACGCCTCACCTAGCCCCCGATGAGGGGCGGATCATGCCATGGCAGCGCTTGCGAACGACAGCGGCGGCAGCACCCAGAGCCGGAGCAGCAGCCCCGGGAGCCGGGAGGGAGTTGGGGGTACTGCGGCGGGAGCTCGCGACGATGGGGACACCGCAGTCCGGGACACCTCGGCGACCGCCCCCAACCTCCCTCCTCTCGAGGACTACGAGTGCAAAATCTGCTACAACTACTTCGACGCGGACCGGCGCGCCCCCAAGCTGCTGGCATGCCTGCACACCTTCTGCCAGGAGTGCTTGAGCCAGCTGCAGCtccgcgccgccgccgcctccagCGCGGCCCCTGAGCGCGCGCCGCGCCCGCCACCCTGGCACGGCCCGCCCGGCGCCATCGCGTGCCCGGTGTGCCGCCACCGCACGCCGCTGCCGGACAGCCGCGTGCACGGCCTGCCCAACAACACCAAGCTCGCCGAGGCCTTCCCGCTGGCTTTGCGCGCCGCGCACGATCCGCTACCCCAGGACCGACTCCCGCCTCTGGCCTCCCGCCGCCCCGCGCCCACCGCTGCCTCACCGCCAGCCCCCACCCCGCAGCCACCGCAGCCGGCGCCACCTCCCGCGGAGGACACCGCCCCCGGGCCTCGCGGCCGCCCAGGCCTCCACGCCCCGGGAGCCTACGAGAGCTGTCAGAACTGCAAGCGTGCAGCGCTCACCGCCGGCTGCGTCTGCGtggtcttctctttcctttccatggTGGTACTGCTGTTCACCGGTCTCATCTTTGTCAACCACTACGGcggcggcgggggtgggggacCCCCGGGCAGCGGTTCGTCCTCCGGTCCCGCCCCAGCTCCCGGAGGATCGCCCTCGCCTTCGCCCGTAGGACCTATCTGTCTGTCAGTGGCTAGCATCCTGGCACTCTTCTCGGTGGTGGTCACCTGGATCATCTGCTGGCTCAAGTATCGGCCCGAGGGGGCGGCCGCGGGCTCGGCAGCAAGCGGCGGGAGTGGCTCCAGGGCGCGGGCAGCTGCAGCTCCCGGCAGGAGGAGCGACAGGTAGAGGGGGCGACACCCCCGGGTCCCGATGCATTGCCTGCCCTGAGAGGCCCCAGAGAACCCGGCTTCTGGTCCCAGAGGACCTCAGTGCGCTGGGGtttctgctcccccacccccttcgTCTTTGACCATGGGTCAATGCCAATCCTCAGTTTCCcgcctctctgtctttctgttcccTACTTCGTTGGGCAAGAGGGTTGCtggtgtgtggggggaggagggttTCTTTTACCCAGATCTCTGCTTTATGTGCCACCTCACCCTGACCAGAGTGTGTGGCTGTCCCTTCCCAAAATCTGGGGACGTGCAGAAAGCTGATTGCCTCTAGTGCCGTTGGACTTGAATTGCCTAAAAGAAGAATGACTGCGAAGTAAATGCAAATGACCTTTCTGAGTCTAAAAGATCCCCGGAGGGGAGAAACTGTCGAACATCCGACTCTGCACGCAGAGGGGTGAACGTCCAGACCGTCTTAGCACTAGTCGGCATCTGAGCTATGCTGGGCAGGTGCTCAGAGCGCGTGCGTGTGCGTTCCAGGCCATCTCTGTTCTCCCTCAAGCTGGCACGTACTTGTGGGTGATCCGTTGCTTTCCGCCTGGTGGCTGGAGCCGAGCCCAGAAGTCCCATCTCCTGGAGGCTTGCGGTTGTTTTATTCACAGTGCTACTGCCAGGAAAGTCATTTTCATCTTCTGTAACCGGACTCGACTCAGGGAGCTTAAAGAGCTTGACCTCCTTTCTCTCAAAACTGACTGACTGTTGCCCCCACCTGGAAGATAATGAAAGCTATTTGCTCAGAGTATAAACTATAGGCTTTCCCTTTTCCCGTGACCCTCCCCCcatttcacttaaaaataatttatttttgaatatataaatCTGTAAGTTTTGCACATTGAGATCTCTAGAAGCCGTTTTGAGCGGTATCATTTCTCTGTTACCTCTGATTCAAATGcatttcagaaccagaagccgAAAAATCAAGGAGTGTTAGTAATTCATTCAAGATTTTATACTGTGAAACAACTTTCAACTCTATGAAAACACAGACTAATGCCCAAAGATGAAACTGAAAAGAGCCTCTGCCTCTAATGATTATCGAGATATTGTAAATTTATCATATCTTGAGTTTGGCTTTTTGCTGTCATGGAAATCATTGAAATGTCCACACCTGATAGGGGAAAATACATATTGGTTCTGATTTTGAGACTAACGGGAATGATTTGTGAGTGTGTACTTGACATGGTGTAGCtgtcttttcaaaagaaaaacatggctCCAAGTGCATTTTGTATGGAAACAAATGTTCCTTCTTTTGGAAATTGGAAAGAGATAGTTTTCATAgtttgaaaaaaatcagagatgtcTCTTGGGGATGTGTCATTTTTCCTCGTGTACTGTGTCGTCTGCATGATGCCCTGACACCATCTTATTAACTGAACTCGAATGAAGCATTTATATCTATCACATGAACGAAGTAATTTATTGGCCATCCATAAGTAGCGTGGCTACAATTTAGGAACCACAATATGGTGTGTTAGATGTCTATGTTGTCTTAATAAAAATAGGAAGTGTTTGTAGAAAATCAGCCACACTGGTTTTGGTGCAATTTTATTTCATGGTGGAAATGCTCCAAGCTATCCGCACAGCCTTTCTTTGCCTTGCATGCACATTCCCAGCCAGGTCCCAGCTGCATGTTTTGAATGAGAAGTAACTCACACTTGAGAGTGTGGTTGCTTAAGATGAGCATTTTGTGTACTTCtgtgcttcttttcttttaaagaaatgttcctattttttaaaagatgcgtgtgggtgcatgtatgtctgtgcagcctGTGTGATCCTGGTGCCTATGGAGTTGTAAGGAGCCATTGGGGGTCACCATGTGGACACTGGGAGTCTAACACTGGTCTGCCGCTGCTCTAACCATTAAGCCTCTTTCCCAACCTCTGTTTCTGAGCTTTTTAATAAGACGCCCTAAAGACTCACTGAGGACTGTTGCAATGCTTTGGAGAGAGAAGACTTTAGTCCCTATGGCTATGACACCCCCAAAAACTAGATTTTGATGTCACACTGCTTTTGGTTTCTGTGAGCTGTGTCAAGTCCCAAATAGGAGTCACACTTCAGAAATGACTTGTGATTTATTTATACTACAAACAGCTCCTACTGCTTCTATATTTACTTCTGTTTTAGTCACCTTGCCTTACTCCAGTGCAGTCATTCTGTTTGTAATCACTGTGACCGAGATATACCCAcacatgtatgttgtgtgtatgtggatgtATATGCATGGCACATGCACACCAGTAACAGACCTAGGCTTTGCAGATGTGCCCATGagtacacacaaaacacaaacatgtGTTTGCTATTTCATTCTCTTCAACTGGCAGCCAATGCCTAGAGTTACTTGGGGACCGGCTTGCTTCTTACTTGTAGTTAGTTTATGTCCCAC
This genomic window from Chionomys nivalis chromosome 2, mChiNiv1.1, whole genome shotgun sequence contains:
- the LOC130870106 gene encoding RING finger protein 223, with protein sequence MAALANDSGGSTQSRSSSPGSREGVGGTAAGARDDGDTAVRDTSATAPNLPPLEDYECKICYNYFDADRRAPKLLACLHTFCQECLSQLQLRAAAASSAAPERAPRPPPWHGPPGAIACPVCRHRTPLPDSRVHGLPNNTKLAEAFPLALRAAHDPLPQDRLPPLASRRPAPTAASPPAPTPQPPQPAPPPAEDTAPGPRGRPGLHAPGAYESCQNCKRAALTAGCVCVVFSFLSMVVLLFTGLIFVNHYGGGGGGGPPGSGSSSGPAPAPGGSPSPSPVGPICLSVASILALFSVVVTWIICWLKYRPEGAAAGSAASGGSGSRARAAAAPGRRSDR